Proteins from a genomic interval of Pseudophryne corroboree isolate aPseCor3 chromosome 4, aPseCor3.hap2, whole genome shotgun sequence:
- the LBH gene encoding protein LBH → MSVFYPIPSTDYLRSAEMTEVIMNTQPMDEIGLSPRKDSYQIFPDPSDFERCCKLKDRLPSIVVEPTEGDVESGELRWPPEEFLVEEEKESNCDTTKKDKEQ, encoded by the exons CACTGATTACTTGCGATCAGCTGAGATGACTGAGGTAATAATGAACACCCAACCTATGGATGAGATTGGCTTGAGCCCTCGCAAAGATTCTTATCAG ATCTTCCCAGATCCATCAGACTTTGAGCGATGCTGCAAGCTCAAGGACAGACTACCCTCCATTGTTGTGGAGCCCACAGAGGGAGACGTGGAGAGCGGGGAGCTGAGATGGCCTCCAGAGGAATTCCTGGTGGAAGAGGAGAAAGAATCGAACTGCGACACAACAAAGAAAGATAAGGAGCAGTAA